In Saccharothrix syringae, the following are encoded in one genomic region:
- a CDS encoding replication-relaxation family protein — protein MITNPTRQRALRGHKPTRPHPRVANTAEHQAVLAWRLTPRDRWIARMLWEHRVLTAHQITALAFTGARTAQLRLRELYTWGVVDRFQPFVTVGTAPMHYVLAPAGAAALAAEDGLDAKELGYRHDRVFGIAHSLRLAHTVGVNEWFTALVDRARHPRPGKQVALTAWWSETRCARHFGDLVRPDGYGRWHDGDRQVEWFLEYDFGTEVLTKLAAKLTGYAALAQATGITTPLLVWLPTARREATARRLLQRIWHELEDPRTVPVATAAAELLNPDSAHPSPADEVWLPLDAPAGGAQRRTLAALPDAWPHLPPPVTSGGDDTHRPDSPHPRIPPPPPMPPAVTPLGASQPGKE, from the coding sequence ATGATCACCAATCCGACCCGGCAGCGCGCGCTGCGGGGCCACAAGCCCACCCGTCCCCACCCGCGCGTGGCCAACACCGCCGAGCACCAAGCCGTGCTGGCCTGGCGGTTGACCCCGCGCGACCGTTGGATCGCCCGGATGCTGTGGGAGCACCGGGTGCTCACCGCCCACCAGATCACCGCCCTGGCCTTCACCGGTGCCCGAACGGCACAACTGCGGCTGCGCGAGCTCTACACCTGGGGCGTCGTCGACCGCTTCCAGCCCTTCGTCACCGTCGGCACCGCCCCCATGCACTACGTCCTGGCACCCGCCGGCGCGGCCGCGCTCGCCGCCGAGGACGGCCTGGACGCCAAGGAACTCGGCTACCGGCACGACCGGGTCTTCGGCATCGCCCACAGCCTGCGCCTGGCCCACACCGTCGGCGTTAACGAGTGGTTCACCGCCCTGGTCGACCGCGCCCGCCACCCCCGACCGGGCAAGCAGGTCGCGTTGACGGCGTGGTGGTCCGAGACCCGCTGCGCCCGCCACTTCGGCGACCTGGTCCGCCCCGACGGCTACGGCCGCTGGCACGACGGCGACCGACAGGTCGAGTGGTTTCTGGAGTACGACTTCGGCACCGAGGTCCTGACCAAGCTCGCCGCCAAGCTGACCGGCTACGCCGCCCTCGCCCAGGCCACCGGCATCACCACCCCGCTGCTGGTGTGGCTGCCCACCGCACGACGCGAAGCCACCGCCCGCCGACTGCTCCAGCGAATCTGGCACGAACTGGAGGACCCGCGCACGGTGCCGGTCGCCACCGCGGCGGCCGAACTGCTCAACCCCGACAGCGCCCACCCCAGCCCCGCCGACGAGGTCTGGCTCCCCCTCGACGCCCCGGCCGGCGGAGCCCAACGGCGGACGCTGGCCGCGCTGCCCGACGCCTGGCCGCACCTCCCACCACCGGTCACCAGCGGCGGCGACGACACCCACCGGCCGGACTCACCTCACCCCAGGATCCCGCCACCCCCGCCGATGCCTCCCGCGGTCACGCCGCTCGGAGCCAGCCAACCAGGGAAGGAATGA
- a CDS encoding outer membrane protein assembly factor BamB family protein produces the protein MIDVEWVRQSHQAGSDAGLVVAGGALVVHERHTRLVSVDPADGSTRWDVHVGTWPRAVAIADRRCLVLPQTPDQLLCLDLDTGERVWSSDLHGFTGHLVVAGDTVLVGGWRGYTPLRLLDTATGQLRWETDDCVHTVCPVAVEGGFLVGEPRSPMVRLIDRRELRETGSWCLPEPLVSYDDWPVFTTVDGHRFLVRCGPRSVVEVVPSEGTVREVVRAESDLGFSAPAYIDGLLWMHDRRGGFTVADPGDGRVLRRVDVGQPLVDRVVPVSNGFVIAGTAGTLFHLDADGQVVTRATVSRRTRALRSLDPERVLAMTKGTLLAAQVGNSASHE, from the coding sequence GTGATCGATGTCGAATGGGTCAGGCAGTCGCATCAGGCCGGTTCGGACGCGGGCCTCGTGGTCGCCGGGGGCGCACTGGTGGTGCATGAGCGACACACCAGGCTGGTCAGTGTCGATCCGGCGGACGGGTCCACGCGGTGGGACGTCCACGTCGGCACCTGGCCTCGGGCGGTCGCCATCGCCGACCGGCGCTGCCTGGTGCTGCCGCAGACCCCCGACCAGTTGCTGTGCCTGGACCTTGACACGGGTGAACGCGTCTGGAGCAGCGATCTGCACGGGTTCACCGGACACCTCGTAGTGGCCGGCGACACGGTCCTCGTCGGTGGCTGGCGCGGATACACGCCCCTTCGACTGTTGGACACGGCTACGGGACAGTTGCGTTGGGAAACGGATGACTGCGTGCACACCGTGTGCCCTGTCGCCGTTGAGGGCGGCTTCCTGGTAGGTGAGCCCAGAAGCCCGATGGTGAGGTTGATCGACCGACGGGAACTCCGGGAGACCGGTTCGTGGTGTTTGCCTGAGCCGCTCGTCAGTTACGACGATTGGCCGGTGTTCACGACTGTCGACGGTCACCGCTTCCTGGTGCGGTGCGGTCCACGTTCCGTAGTAGAAGTCGTGCCCTCGGAGGGGACGGTGCGCGAGGTCGTTCGCGCCGAGAGTGATCTCGGGTTCTCGGCGCCGGCGTACATCGACGGTCTGCTCTGGATGCACGACCGCAGGGGTGGTTTCACCGTGGCGGATCCCGGTGATGGTCGTGTGTTGCGCAGGGTCGATGTCGGGCAACCTCTGGTTGATCGGGTTGTCCCGGTGAGCAACGGGTTCGTGATCGCCGGCACGGCCGGAACCTTGTTCCACCTGGACGCGGACGGACAGGTCGTCACGCGGGCCACGGTGTCCCGCAGGACCCGTGCGCTGCGCAGTCTCGACCCCGAACGGGTGCTGGCGATGACGAAGGGGACGCTGCTCGCCGCTCAAGTCGGGAACAGTGCGAGTCACGAATAG
- a CDS encoding C40 family peptidase, translated as MKAMVDSLFGNPSSISVDCTTPIADIPPDYCLLYRAAAPHCPDLAWTVLAAISKIETDHGRLQAPGVHEGENPAGAAGPMQFLTPTFDNVIAAHPIPPGGATPPSRYNPHDAIHAAAFLLCDEGVERGDLRAAIHAYNPADWYVDLVLDQATKYAQAAASSVGNGDCNAIQAPNAATLTAINYACGMRGLPYVWGGNGPDAGHTGFDCSGLTKAAYAAAGITLPRTAQTQFDAGPHVPAGQPLLPGDLVFYGTPGNIHHVGLYIGGGLMINAPTFGQPVQIDNYRYDGDDYAGATRPAALARRFHT; from the coding sequence ATGAAGGCCATGGTCGACTCGCTGTTCGGCAACCCGTCAAGCATCTCGGTGGACTGCACCACACCGATCGCCGACATCCCACCCGACTACTGCCTGCTCTACCGCGCCGCCGCACCCCACTGCCCCGACCTGGCCTGGACCGTGCTCGCCGCGATCAGCAAGATCGAAACCGACCACGGCCGACTCCAAGCCCCCGGCGTCCACGAAGGCGAGAACCCCGCCGGAGCCGCCGGACCCATGCAGTTCCTCACCCCCACCTTCGACAACGTCATCGCCGCACACCCCATCCCGCCAGGCGGCGCCACACCACCCTCGCGGTACAACCCCCACGACGCCATCCACGCCGCCGCCTTCCTGCTGTGCGACGAAGGGGTGGAACGAGGCGACCTGCGCGCGGCGATCCACGCCTACAACCCCGCCGACTGGTACGTCGACCTGGTCCTCGACCAGGCCACGAAGTACGCCCAGGCCGCCGCGAGCAGCGTCGGCAACGGCGACTGCAACGCCATCCAAGCCCCCAACGCCGCCACCCTCACGGCGATCAACTACGCCTGCGGCATGCGCGGACTGCCCTACGTCTGGGGCGGCAACGGCCCCGACGCCGGCCACACCGGCTTCGACTGCTCCGGCCTGACCAAAGCCGCCTACGCCGCCGCCGGAATCACCCTGCCCCGCACCGCCCAAACCCAATTCGACGCAGGCCCCCACGTCCCGGCCGGACAACCACTGCTGCCCGGCGACCTCGTCTTCTACGGCACCCCCGGCAACATCCACCACGTCGGCCTCTACATCGGCGGCGGACTCATGATCAACGCACCGACGTTCGGGCAACCTGTCCAGATCGACAACTACCGGTACGACGGCGACGACTACGCCGGGGCGACCCGCCCAGCCGCACTTGCACGCCGATTCCACACTTGA